Below is a window of Desulfobacteraceae bacterium DNA.
CAGTATACCTTCAACGATACCGACTACGGCAAGAACGCGGCCGACAATTTGTTCAAGGTCCATACCGAAATGGGCTGGACCCCGCCCAACAAAAAGGTGGCCGTTATCAAGGTCGATTACGCCTACAACGTCATGCCGGCCGACGAGTTCGTGCGCAGGGTCGAAAAGATGGGCTACGAGGTTGTGGTCAATGAAACCACGCCTTTTGGCGTGGCCGAATGGGGTCCAATCCTCTCCCGGATCGAGTCCAGCCAGCCGGCCTACGTGACCTTCTGGAATCTGGATCCCACCGATGCGGCCCGGTTCATGAAGCAGTTTGTCGAGCGCTTCGGCGAAGACGGTCTCGATGCGCTGGTCTACATGCAGTACACGCCTTCGATTCCCGAGTTTTTGGAGCTGGCCGGCAAAGCGGCCGACGGCCTGCTTTGGGTGGCGGGCGCCGACGAGTTCGGGCCGAAATTCGAATCCTACAAGCAGCGCTGGGTGGCGCGTTTCAAAAAGGACCCAGCCGGTTTCTACTCGGTTGTCACGCGCGATGCCTTCGACATCTGGGTCCAGGCGGTGGAGCGCGCCGGCTGTGTGGATTGCTACCGGGACGTCGCCAGGCTGATCCGCGAATCTGCCCATGACGGCATGGCCGGTCTCTTCGTCTTCAACCCCGTCGATCAGTCGGCCATTCCGGGCGAGTACCTGATGCCGCTCATTTGGCACCAGATTTGGGACGGCAAGAACATTCAGGTGGATCCCCAGCGCTTCAAGAAAGCGCCCTATCAGAAGCCCCCCTGGGTTAAGAAATGATGAACCGCTGAAAGTACCTCGCCGGACGGATTTTCAAAAGGTGCCGGGTGGCTGCGCACCCCCCTCGCCCGAGGCGGGCTGAAGGTGCGCCGCAGCGACGCGGCGATGCAGCCCCGCATGGAAGGCGGGCCTTTTGGGTAGCCGGCGAGGAATCACCTTTTCTTTTCCCGCTTCCGCCGGCGAAGGCCTTCCAGCCTTTCGCCGGCCCGCGGCCCCCAAGGCGACAGGCATGATCCTGGAGACCCAAAACCTGTCCAAGCAGTTTGGCCGCCTCCGGGCACTGGAGGCGGTGGACCTCGCCGTGGCGCCCGGCGAGATTTTCGGGATCGCGGGCCCCAACGGGGCCGGTAAATCCACCCTTTTCAACGTTATCGCCGGTACTTTTCCGCCCACCTCCGGGCGGGTGCTCTTCAAAGGCCGGGAGATCACCCGGCTGCCGGCCCACCGCATCTGCCATCTGGGCTTGGCGCGGACCTTTCAGATCCCCCAGACCTTCCAAACCCTAAGCGTGTATGACAACATCCGGGTGGGAGCCACCTTCGGCAACAGCGGCCGCGGGCGACGGGAACACATCGCGGCGGTGATGGATTTTCTCGGGCTGACACCCCACCGGGACGACATCGCCCGCAATCTCGATCTCTACACCATCAAACAGGTCATGGTGGCCGCGAGCCTCGCGACCGGCTGCCAGCTTCTGATGCTCGACGAACCCTTGGCAGGCCTCTCCATGACCGAAATCAGCGAATTTATCGCCATGGTCCGCAGGATCAACCGCGACATGGGCATCACCATCCTCATGATCGAACACCTTCTGGATACCCTGATCGAGGTTTCCCACCGGATGCTGATTCTGCATAACGGTGCGGTGATCTACACCGGCGATCCCGAAGGGGTGCGCCAGGACCCCAAGGTCGTCGAGGTCTATCTCGGCCCGGGGGCGGAGGTGGGGCCATGATCGCCAAGACACCCCGGGGGGTGGCGGAGCTGGAGGTGAGCGCCCTCGTGAGCCGTTACGGCGAGATGCCGGTTCTGCGGCGGGCCTCGCTCCAGGTCTTTCAGGGGGAGGTGGTGGCCCTTTTCGGACCCAACGGCCACGGCAAATCGACCCTGCTCAAGACGATTGCTGGGATTCACCCGGCCACGGGCGGCACCATCCGCTACCGTGGGCGGGACATTTCCGCCATGGCCAGCGAAAAAATCGTCGAGATGGGGGTGGCCTACATTCCCGAGGCCCGCAACCTGTTTCCCGAAATGACGGTCCTTGAGAACCTGACCCTGGGAGCCTACAATCGGAGGGCGCGCCGGGAGCTGGCGCAAACCCTGGCCTTCGTGTTGGCACTTTTTCCTCGCCTCGAAGAGCGCAAAGACCAGATCGCGGCCACCCTGAGCGGCGGTGAAAGCCGGATGCTGGCGGTCGGGCGCGGGCTGATGAGCA
It encodes the following:
- a CDS encoding ABC transporter substrate-binding protein, whose product is MRCKALWTVFGMTLVLSCCLAVAAAQTPILVGAPLPLTGPYASDGEQMKMALEMAVAEKNAAGGLLDRPLELRFGDVGGLEAEKIKAVGERLVGAGVDVVITGYDDGGVDTKVFGQYDIPYLHGNAMTLCTEPVAREPEKYWNCFQYTFNDTDYGKNAADNLFKVHTEMGWTPPNKKVAVIKVDYAYNVMPADEFVRRVEKMGYEVVVNETTPFGVAEWGPILSRIESSQPAYVTFWNLDPTDAARFMKQFVERFGEDGLDALVYMQYTPSIPEFLELAGKAADGLLWVAGADEFGPKFESYKQRWVARFKKDPAGFYSVVTRDAFDIWVQAVERAGCVDCYRDVARLIRESAHDGMAGLFVFNPVDQSAIPGEYLMPLIWHQIWDGKNIQVDPQRFKKAPYQKPPWVKK
- a CDS encoding ABC transporter ATP-binding protein; translated protein: MILETQNLSKQFGRLRALEAVDLAVAPGEIFGIAGPNGAGKSTLFNVIAGTFPPTSGRVLFKGREITRLPAHRICHLGLARTFQIPQTFQTLSVYDNIRVGATFGNSGRGRREHIAAVMDFLGLTPHRDDIARNLDLYTIKQVMVAASLATGCQLLMLDEPLAGLSMTEISEFIAMVRRINRDMGITILMIEHLLDTLIEVSHRMLILHNGAVIYTGDPEGVRQDPKVVEVYLGPGAEVGP
- a CDS encoding ABC transporter ATP-binding protein, whose amino-acid sequence is MIAKTPRGVAELEVSALVSRYGEMPVLRRASLQVFQGEVVALFGPNGHGKSTLLKTIAGIHPATGGTIRYRGRDISAMASEKIVEMGVAYIPEARNLFPEMTVLENLTLGAYNRRARRELAQTLAFVLALFPRLEERKDQIAATLSGGESRMLAVGRGLMSKASLLLIDEPSIGLSPLMKQTVFDAIGKIRRETGSAILIVEQEVDYPLRLADRIYLLKNGQVVLEKAAGEISKAEIEASYF